ATCTGACAAGCTGGATGCGCTGACTATGAAGTTTGACTGCATGGCAATGGGGCAACCGACTCAAGAGCCCCAAGGAAATATGGAGGATGTTAGCTATGTGAACCAAGGGGGCAACAACCGGTACTACAATAACCAACGTCCCAACTTCCAGGGTGGAGGATATAATCAGTTTGGGAACAGGGGGCATCCCAATCTCTCTTATGGGAACCCCAATAATGCTCTGCAACCTCCCCCGGGGTTCACGGTTACCAATGGAGTGGTCGATGATCCGAAGAAGATGACCACGGAAGACATACTTAAGTCTTTCATGCTACAGTCcaacaagctcatggaacaGAACAACCAAAGAATGGAGAAGGTTGAGACAGATGTGCAAAGCATGGCCACTCATATGAAGAACATCGACACACAGATCAGCCAGATTTCCCAGACTGTGAGTACTATGACTCAACCGGGAAAATTCCCTTCGAACACCATCATAAATCCCAAAGATTGCAAAGCTGTGCAGCTGAGGAGTGGAAAAAGTTATGAGGGACCTGCAATGCCATCAGAGGACAGAGTAACGGAAAAGGCACCTGAAGAGGAGGAGTTAGTCGAGGAAGTTGAGACCGAGGCAGTACAAATTACTCCCCCACCTAAGGAGAACGTGGTTCCAACtccacctgcaccacctgcaGCTCACACTTCCACTGACGTGAGGATTCCCTACCCTCAACGTGTGCAAAAGAAGAAGACAGATGCACAGTTCTCGAGGTTCTTGGATATATTTAGGAAGGTGCAGATAAACATCCCATTGGTGGAGGCATTACAGCAGATGCCCAGCTATGCCAAGTTTCTGAAGGATGTGGTTTCTAACAAGAGGAAATGGATGGAGTATGAGACGGTGAATTTGACTGAAAGCTGCAGCGCCATTATTCAAAAGAAGCTACCAGCTAAACTGAAGGATCCAGGAAGTTTTACCATTTCTTGCATAGTGGGAGATTGTCAAGAAGGGAGAGCGTTATGTGATCTGGGGCGAGTATCAATCTAATGCCCTATTCGTTCTTCCAGAAAATGAAGATTGGAGTGCTCAGACCCACTACTATATCATTGCAGATGGCTGACAGAACAGTGTCATATCCGAAGGGGATCGTTGAAGACATACTTGTCAAGGTCggggaatttatttttccaGCCGACTTTGTAGTACTTGATATGGAGGAAGATAGGCACGTCCCACTTCTCTTAGGCAGGCCCTTTTTAGCCACAGGGAGAGCACTGATTGATGTGCACAAAGGAGAACTTACTCTCCGACTGAATGATGAGAGTATCACATTTTCCATCTATGATGCGATGCAGAAATATGATGACGAGGATGCTTGGAGGTTCAAACAGTGTAACATGATCGAGGTGATTGATGATTGTGTGAGAGAGGTAGCCCATGCTATTTCTTATCAAGACAGGCTCGAGCGATGCCTATCGCAGTCTTTACTGGCTTCAGACAGTCTGCAAGTGTCTGAATTTGCTGAAGAACTACTTCATTTTGTGGGAGCTCATAATTCTGGTGGGGAGATTCCAAGAAGGAACAACAAATTTTTATCTCTCAAAGATCCGGCAGACgaggaagagaaagaagaaaagaaagaggaaCTTAAGCCGTTGCCTTCGCACCTCAAATATGCTTTCCTTGGAGAGAATGAGACGTATCCGGTAATTGTCTCTTCATCACTTACTTCCACTGAACTCGATAAATTGCTGCGAGTGCTCAGAAAGCATAAGGGAGCCATAGGGTGGTCTATCTCGGACCTCAAGGGAATCAGCCCTACTGTCTGCATGCACAGGATTCTATTAGAAGAAGGATCCAAACCTAAAGCTCAGAATGAAAGGAGGCTCAACCCGATAATGCAAGATGTGGTGAAAAAGGAGGTATTGAAGTGGTTGAAAGCCGGGATTATATATGCTATTTCGGACAGTGATTGGGTGAGTCCCACCCAAGTCGTAGCCAAGAAGGGTGGAATGACTGTGATTCAAGGTGGCAATGATGAGATGATAGCCACCAGATTGGTGACAGGATGGCGAGTTTGCATCGACTACCGAGTTCTCAATGCAGCCacgaggaaggaccatttccctctTCCATTTATTGATCAGATGCTTGACAGACTAGGGGGATATGAGTACTACTGCTTCCTCGACGGCTATTCCGGATACAATCAAATCCTGATCGACCCAGAGGACCAATATAAATCGGCCTTTATTTGCCCGGTATGGTGTCTATGCCTTCCGGAGGATGTCTTTTGGACTATGCAACGCCCCTGCCATGTTTCAGAGATGTATGATGTCCATCTTCCACGACATGGTGGAAGACATCATGGAAgtcttcatggatgacttctcgGTTTTTGGGTCTTCTTATGATCATTGTTTGGATAATCTGACGAGAGTATTACAGAGATGCGAGGAGACCAACTTGGTGCTGAACTGGGAGAAGTGCCACTTCATGGTACGGGATGGTATTGTGCTTGGGCACAAAATATCTGCTGCAGGACTAGAAGTTGATAGAGCCAAGATCGTGGCGATTGAGCAGATGCCGCCACCGTCTAGTGAGAAAGCTGTGAGGAGTTTTCTTGGGGCACGCGGGGTTTTATCAtcgattcattaaggatttctctCAGATAGCCAGCCCCCTTTCCAATTTGCTAGCCAAGGATGTCAAGTTCAACTTCTCTGCAGAATGTCTGCAAGCCTTTGAAATTTTGAAGAAAGCGTTGGTTGAGTGCTCCTGTACTTATAGCTCCAGATTGGTCACAGCCTTTCGAGATTATGTGCGATGCCAGAGTGACGTGGCTGTAGGTTCAGCATTGGGGCAGAAGAGGGATAAAGTGTTCAGAGTGATCTACTATGCGAGCCGGACCTCTAGATCCGGCTCAGGCAAATTACACCACCACGGAAGAAGGAGATGTTGGCTGTGGTATATTCCTTTGACAAGTTTCGCCCGTACCTCATTGGAGCAAAGACAATTGTTTTTACAGATCATGCCGCCATTCGCTATTTGTTTGCTAAGGTGGATGCCAAGCCTCGATTAATTCGTTGGGTTCTTttgctacaagaatttgacttGGAGATTCGGGACAGAAAGGGGTGTGAGAATGTGGTAGCCGATCACTTATCTAGATTGGAGCACTGTTTTGAAGGGGAGAACTTGAAGAAGCCTATCAATGAGGAGTTCCCTGATGAGCATCTCTTCTATGCTCAGAGCTCCGTACCATGGTTTGCAGATATTGTGAACTTTCTAGTAGCCAAGGTAGGTTCCAGAGGGCCTCAACAAGCATCAAATGAGGAAGTTCTTTCATGATGTCAAgttctatttttgggatgagCCGTTCCTATTTAGAAGATGTGCGGATATGGTGATTAGGAGATGCACTCCCAATGAGCAATGGGAAGCGGTGATCAGAAATTGTCACTCAAGTCCTAGTGGAGGACATTTTTGGAGCTAATCGGACGGCGATGAAAGTACTTCAAtgcggattttattggcctagcATCTATGGAGACTGTCAACAGTTCGTTCTTCATTGTGATAAATGCCAAAGAACGGGGGGTGTCTCCAAGAGGAAGGAAATGCCGATGACAACTATTGTGGAGATAGAGCTTTCGATGTGTGGGGGATTGACTTCATGGGTCCCTTCCCACCATCCTCTGGCCATCAATACATCCTTTTGGCGATCGATTACGTGTCCCGTTGGGTGGAAGCAATCCCTACTCCGGTCAACTCCTCCAAGGTGGTGATTAACTTTGTCAAGAAGAATATTTTTACGAGGTTTGGGGCGCCGAGAGCCTTACTTAGTGATGGGGGTTCTCATTTCAAGAACAAGTGGTTGGAAGTCGTATTGAGTAAATATGGTGTCAAGCACCGAATCACTTCCCCATATCACCCTCAAGCCAATGGTCAAACTGAATTGGCCAATCGAGAGATCAAAGGCAtcttggagaagacggtgaatgcGAATAGAAAGGACTGGGCTTTGAAGCTCGATGATGCATTGTGGGCGTATAGAACGGCGTATAAAACGCCAATCGGCATGTCACACTACCAATTGGTGTTTGGGAAATCCTGTCATCTTCCTGTGGAGCTTGAGCACAAATCATATTGGGCAGTGAAGCAGTTAAATGCCGACTACTACAAGGCGGGAAAGGAAAGACAATCTTATCTGAATTTGCCTCGATGAAATTCCGGAATGAGGCGTTCGAAAATTCCGCCATCTACAAGGAGCGCCTCAAAACTTATCATGATAAGATGATCGACAAGCGGGAGTTCTTCCCAGGAGATTTGGTGTTGTTATTCAATGCTCGGATGAAGCTCTTCCCCGGAAAGCTTAAGTCGAGGTGGTCCGGCCCCTTCAAAGTTAGAACTGTGATGAAGAATGGAGCTTTAGAACTTGAAGCTGATGATGGGAGGGTGTTCACGGCCAATGGTCAGAATGTGAAGACGTTTCATACTATGGAGCAGAAGGAAGAAGTGTTCCAACTCTCCTTGGAGACCCAGTAATCGACTGTGGAGATGTCGAGCTAACGACTTTAACCAAAAGCGCTTCGGGGGAGGCAACCCTTAGTAGGTAACTTTatcgttttttttttgtgtgtttcttttcttttgagtctctttgttttcattttttttgtttaaggtcttatgtgttttttttgtgttaagTAGTCTATCAAAAGTGGAGTTGGTTTTGCTTGGGAGTTGTCATTGTGCAGGATTAGCTGTGGAAAACTCGAAAAAATGCCCAGAAGTTCTCACCCGGCCTGGTGATTTTCAAGTGTATTatatacacccggccgggtcaacAAAATAATGAAGGAAGGGTCCAGAGAGtctcacccggccgggtgattttcaagtgtattatatacacccggccgggtcatcAAAATAATGAAGGAAGGGTCAGAGAGtctcacccggccgggtgattttcaagtgtattatatacacccggccgggtcgctGCTTTTGTGAAGGAAGGGTCCAGAGAGTCTCACCCGGCTGGGTGATTTTCAAGTACAATATATCCACCCGACCGGGTACGACTCGGCGAAACCTAGAATAAAACAGGTACACCCGGTTTCTCTTTCCCTACTCTCACCCGACGCCTTCCCCCTCTTCTCTTCCTCTTCAATtttcacacaaaacacacatacaTTAACACTAATTTCACACCCCCATCAAAAATTCACCACACCCATCTCACATTATCCCGTGTTTGAGTATTTTGGCCCGATTAATTTGTGCAATTGTTGGATTTCACTCAAGAGCTCAAAGAAAAAGCCCTAATTTTTGAATTCTCTTAATCTACACAACAAAGGTATGTTCTTCACCTCTCTGCTTCTCTAGCCATGGATATGGAGTTGTATTTTGTGATGGGTAGGAATGTTATAGTTTATGCAAGTTGAATTGATGTTGGTTAGGGTGCTTCACTTGTACGAGTGCATGAGCTAAATTGTTGCAATTGATGCTTGGTGCTTAAGTTATGAGTTTGCTATTGCTTGCGATATCAATGTTGATGAAAGTGTGTGTGAGTCATTATTCTATATTGGGGGGTTGTAGATGATTTTGTGAGTTTTAGGGATTGAGTCTATTTCCCTCATTGTGTGATTTGTTTGAGGGATTAAGCCTATCTCCTCGGTATTGTCTGTGATGAAAGTAAATGTAGGAATCGAGTCTATCTCCTAATTGCTTTTGCCTTACTTGTTTATTTGGTATGCATAGGGATTGAGTCTATCTCCCTTACTTGGTTGTTCTAACATGCCTCATTCTAGGTACCCATCACATGGCCCTAAAACCTCGCACAGTGGGTGTCACACTCCACAAAGGTGAGTCGAAGAAATGGGATGCTTTAGCGGCATTGGATAGCATGCCATCTAGATATCCGAGTCGAAGCGCACTCAACGGCCCTCGGTATCAAACATTCTTGGGACATCCTCGTCGAGGCCGGCCATCTCACACACTTGTTCGCGAGGAAGTTCGGGTCATACAGGGCCATGACTGTAGAGTTCTTTACCACACTCAAAGTGGAGTACTCCGGGAAATGGATTGAGTCGATGTCCTTCCGACTCATGAATGAAGCGCACGATCTTACCGTCGATGAAATGAACGAGCTCTTCCAGTTGAGGGAAGAAGGTGAAGAAGGCCTTTTGGAGGACCCTCGGCCTGCGGATTATAGGAGGGACGAGTTCTGGCGATTGATTACCACTGAAGCGGCCTTCAATCCATCGAGGGCCAAAATCAACGCCATCAGAAACCCAGTGTTGAGATACATGGCGAAGGCCCTGGTCTACCTACCCTTTGGCCACACAGAAGCGGGAAGCATTTCATCAGAAATGCTATTCTTACTATGGGGAATGCTCAGCCGAAGGAGGATCAACACGGGTCATTACATGATTAAGCACTTGGAGAGACAGTCGAAGAGGACGAAGGGAAAGCTCTGTTGTGGGGAATCGTGGCAGCTTTGGCATATAAATTTGGGGTCAGTTTTGAAAATCGGATACAGGATCAAGGACCCACCCTACTGGACTGGGATACGCTCAAGAGGGCGGCCATTATAATGGTTGATAGCCGGGGCGTGGGGTATTTCAGGATAGAACCGGGGATGTGCATCAGATTCCCTGACCCTCAGCTCTTCGCTGTCGGAGGATGGAGTTACCAAGAGAACTGGTAATTGAACTCCCCGGCTCATATGGAGAAGATCGAAAATGACCCTCCTCAAGGAGAAGGTTGCCCCAGACGCTAGGCCGGTCTTTATGGAACCGGACTACTTGCCGCAGCCTAATATCCCCGAGGAGCCTCTGCAAATTCAAGATGCGCCGGCGGCAATGAATGAGGAAGGTGAGGAGACCGCCTCGGAGTTCGAAGTGGGTCAAAGCAGTCGGCCCAAGAGGAGTAGACCGCTGGGGAGACCGTCCAGGGACGACTATTTGGCGGAAATTGCTGCAGGAGTACGCTCGTTTCAGGTGAGCCATGATCAACAAGAGGCCCGCTGGAATCAAGCGAATGCGGAGGCGATGGCTTGGAGAGCCCAGTGCGACACCCGGTTGGACAACTTTGGGAACCGGCTTGATCACTATGGGGAACAACTGCAAAACCTGCACACTCGCCTCGACGCTAGTGATGCAGCACAACAGGCTTTCTACCAAGCTTACTACGCGAGATTCCCGCCGCCTTCGGAATAGAGGTACCTCAACCATCTACTGCTCTTCAAACTTATTCTATTCCCTGtcttgaataagtttggggggttcTGACGTGGATCGGTTGCTCCTTCCCCTGCTTGTTTAAAGATTATGTTCTTGAGattattgtttttctttttctttctcttcttttagTTAATCTTGGATTTTTGGTGTCATTTGGTGTAAGTCCCGCCTGTGGGACTCGAATTCGAATATGGATGGATGTAAGATAATTTGTGCTAAGAGAAGGGTTGATAGCTGATGATGATAATTGTTTTGTCTTGAAAATTCTGGTTAGAATGGTTAGGGACCTGCGTGATCAATTCATGATTTAATTGTGAGTGAAGTGCTTGTTTGCTTGGTCAATGCTAATCCCGGTGAGATTTGAGCCATATTTTGTTCATGTGTGATACAATTGGGTACATGCTTTTACTTCTAGAACTTGCTTCTCGTCATGTCAAGTCTATATATAGTGGATGTGAACTTAGGAGATGAAGTTAGGCATTCTTTGATTATCCTCATACACTTGTAAATCCCTAGTTAGCTCTCATAGCCAAATGTATTTGATTGTTGAAAAGTAATATCTTAAATCACTCTCTAAAGTGAAAGCCTTGAGAAAAGGGAAGCACAATCGTTGCTTTTGTAAAGGAAGGGgttcgaaaaaaaataaaaataaaagaaacaaaaataaaaataggaggtataagctagacgaagtctaggaaaagaaaaaatgaaaaattgtggTGTTGGAGACAGCAATAAGTGGGTCCTGGAGGCTAGGAGGAAGCATGTTGAAATCGGGCTTATCTGAGTTTTGTTTTGGAAATGGTTAGTGTTGGATTGTGTGCTTCAAGTATATTCTTCAGTCACTATAGCCTAAATGTTCCCTACCgtccaaagagcctacattacaacccgAATAAAGACCTTTCTGATCTTAGGTTCACTTTCACATCCGAACAGAGGAGACGTTTGAcgtcgagcaagcctatggtaagcATTACATGTTACTTGATTTGAGTGTTTATATTATCTCTTATACACTTGAGTGAgagggaaaatgaaaaaaaaaagaaaaaaaatcacactcCCTAAACCTTGTGAGAACATTGACACCAAGTGATATACGAGACAGTAGCTTCAGTTAATGTTTGATTGATTTTTGTATGTTTCCTACCTTCGAGCTTGCTTTGAAAAATTTTCTGAAGCAATACATCAATCCCACCTCTATGCATGAGTATGTTCTTCATaatttcttattcttatttgaggacaaacaagagtctaagtttgggggagttgacaaactcgTATTTATAGTGTTGTGATTGGTATGTTGATGTGCATAATTATTGAGTTTCGGTGCTCAAAATGGTTATTTCCAGCCAATTACTCTATATTTTGGGGTTCACATGTTTGTGGAGTGTTTTAGGCAAAAAGTAGGCGAAAATGCAGCAAAAAGGgaactacccggccgggtgaatatcATGTGGTtaaattccacccggccgggtgtcaaCGTGAAGTCTGCCGAAGGCCAGAAGCTGCCGAGCAAGggcgacccggccgggtgaatttccagttcattaattccacccggccgggtgactcaTTTAACACGCGAGGAGTCCAGTAGCAtcccacccggtcgggtgaatttcCTAGGCAAtaaatacacccggccgggtccgtcaGTTTGACGATTTTTTGATTTCCAGACGCGATTTTTGGAGGAAAAATAAGAGGCAAGAGCTAGGGCTATTCGATTCCATTCTCTACAAGCCgcaaaaacacacactctctctctatcaagaactcttggaagaagattgaagattcaagcttcgattcctccgccaattgtaatccgtatcatgaattctattgttttctttagtttttgtttgttttctactttgaacatgagtagctaaacacttTGTGTAGAATTCTtagtgaagatgcattgattcataattattaatccaattgacttcgtttttatcttgctcttgtaattatttgaattattcttgtgcttttccctaacaattgcttgatcaccaattgggagtgttaggatttcttagagtaatcgggagatgaaataattaatcttgaaagaagaataattcacaccttaattcaatagaactcgggagagttgaggttttgagtggaaTCTGTTATCTAATCGATCtattgggagttaggtctaagaattagaaggggacttcaattgttACACTTAATCTACaagtttctcacctcgggagggggtttaatctacatgtgtgattgattcaataattctagagactttaaatggtaaatcgatttcaattgggttaggctatgagttgtgcatcggatccttgaattctgcatatttctccaccatcttacacagctttcttaattgctttcgtgtttaagtgttctattttattctctgacTTTACAGGCTTTTCgtagttgttagttttaaaaccaaaatttctgattgtctggatagtagttgaaattggttCGTGG
The DNA window shown above is from Salvia splendens isolate huo1 unplaced genomic scaffold, SspV2 ctg171, whole genome shotgun sequence and carries:
- the LOC121789199 gene encoding uncharacterized protein LOC121789199, with product MKFRNEAFENSAIYKERLKTYHDKMIDKREFFPGDLVLLFNARMKLFPGKLKSRWSGPFKVRTVMKNGALELEADDGRVFTANGQNVKTFHTMEQKEEVFQLSLETQ
- the LOC121789198 gene encoding uncharacterized protein LOC121789198, with translation MEYEEGNNGPPPPPPNYAELLRQLEELRQQVNHRQAVVPVQNQYAYQGQANPTVHSNIAANTFELKRGLIQMAENIAFRGKSTDDPNKHITKFIQICNTTKLNGVTDDQIRLRLFPFSLEDSAKDWLESLESGSIRTWDAMVEKFLEKFYPPSEAIKRQHEIIAFQMNPAENIREAWARFKALMKRCPNHGLTPTVQVITFFKGCVPEAQRELNLSSGGNFLKKGVDEAMEVIEELASNDDGWSNNRSKVHRVASTTDHDPMSALSDKLDALTMKFDCMAMGQPTQEPQGNMEDVSYVNQGGNNRYYNNQRPNFQGGGYNQFGNRGHPNLSYGNPNNALQPPPGFTVTNGVVDDPKKMTTEDILKSFMLQSNKLMEQNNQRMEKVETDVQSMATHMKNIDTQISQISQTVSTMTQPGKFPSNTIINPKDCKAVQLRSGKSYEGPAMPSEDRVTEKAPEEEELVEEVETEAVQITPPPKENVVPTPPAPPAAHTSTDVRIPYPQRVQKKKTDAQFSRFLDIFRKVQINIPLVEALQQMPSYAKFLKDVVSNKRKWMEYETVNLTESCSAIIQKKLPAKLKDPGSFTISCIVGDCQEGRALCDLGRVSI